TATTCAGCTCTCCTAAGAATTGATGTACCTGACTTACGGCCATAGAACCTTCACCTACAGCGGAAGCAACACGTTTCACGGAGCCCTTCCTTACATCTCCGACGGCAAAAAATCCGGGAATACTTGTCTCCATAGACTGTGGCTTACGTTTTTTGAAGATATCACATTTGTATAAATCCTTTTCCGCGATACCAGGGCCGGTGCAAATGAATCCTTTTTCATCCGTAGCGATCAAGTCACCTAACCAATCCGTACAAGGTTTTGCTCCAATAAAAGTGAATAAATTTGTGATTTCCTTCTCACTCCGCTCTCCTTCTTTTGTCTCTAAAACAAGCGATTCCAAATGGTGTTCTCCATTCAATTCAACGACCTCCGTATGCAGAAGCACTTCAATATTGGGTGCCGCTTCAATTCGCTGTACCAAGTAATCGCTCATCTTTGCACCTAAATCTCCCCCTCTTAAAATTACATAAACCGTTTTAGCATGATCCGCTAAAAACAAGGCCGCCTGCCCTGCGGAATTGCCACCGCCAACAACGCCTACTTCTTCATCCTTACAGTCCGAGGCATTCATTCCAGTAGCGGAATAGTACACTCCGCTACCTTCATATTTTTCAATATTATCGATGGGAAGTTTTTGATAATTAGCTCCTGTTGCCGCCATAATCGCTTTGGTCTTGATTGTCTTTCCATTCGTAGCACAAAGAATAAAATGTTCCCCGGTATGTTCTAAACTTTCCGCCTCGTGGGGAATAGAAATATTACACCCGAACTTTTGTGCCTGCACGTAGGCACGATTGGCCAGATCACTTCCCGAAATCCCTGTGGGAAATCCTAAATAATTTTCGATTTTAGAACTTTTACCGGCCTGCCCTCCAGGTGCTTTGCTATCTATCGTAACAACACTTAAGCCTTCAGAAGCCGCATAGACACTTGCCGCAAGACCGGCCGGACCGGCACCGATGACCAAAAGATCAAAAACCTTGTCTTCAAAGTCCATAAGCACACCCGCGTACCTGGCCAGTTCATCCAAAGATGGGTTCTGACAAACTTTTGAATCGGAATTGATTAAAATGGGCAACTCCTCTTCTGTAATGTTGAAATTTTCCAATAAGGCCTGAGCTTCATTTGAAACATCAACGTCCAAAAAATTATACCAAATATGGTTCTTATCCATAAAGTCCCTAATCTCATAGGTTTCTTTGGAATTCCCCGAACCTACTAGTCTAATCCCGCCTGTATACTCGTTCAAGACGGTCTCTTGGCGCAGTAAAAAGGCATTTAGCAACACATCGCTAATATCGCTGTGTTCTGCTATGGCCTCCTTTAACTTCTTTGGATTTATGCGAAGTAAAGAGGTTCCAACCTTTGCAACAGCATGAAACTGTGCTCCACGATTACTTAACATACCACTATCCCCGGAAAATTCATTCTTTCCGTGTTTCACTATCACCTTATTATCGTTAGAAGGGTCTTCTATGGACACTTCCCCGTTCAATATTACGAAGAAGTCATATTGGAGATCCCCCGAAGTAAAAACCCGAGTATCCTCATTATGGTTGTCAATACTGCCATATTTTTTAAGTGTATTTATTTGTCTTTGGGTTAATTCTGGAAAACGTGGGTCTTTCATATTCTTATTGATATTTAGCGTTTTGTTCATGGATATTGCATCACATCCATTTTGCATTAAGTTCTGTAGAAACGATTGCGGTTTACCCGTGGGTGTCGCCATGTTTTCTAGAATGCTTATTCGGTGAACTATCAAAAAATAGTAGCTATCACAGCTTAGATAAGCTCTTTAATAAACCCATCCAATACCGTTAGTGAGGCATTCCTCACATTCATGATTTTTTGGGGTTTTTTACCGAAATAATCTCTTTCAACGTCCGCATTTTTCTTTTCCTACTGCCATACCTAAAATTACAACAAAGTTTAATATCCCATTAGTTGATAGGATAGGATTATCAAAGTTTTAAGTATTTTTAGTCGTGATTGTTCGTAACACTTAGTATCAATTTACAAATCAATAGTACATATAGGTAAAAAAGAAAATTGGCTGGTGTGTTGTACTCGTAGACGCTTTAAAAAATTTAATTTTTTCCACCGTTTATACCACTTTGGTTTTTTGAATGTGCCATTGAAATTGATTTAAGGGATAGGCTAGAAGAAAAAGAACTTCCTTAACCCTTTGAGCCTAAAAATAATATTCTATATTGAAAATCGGTTTCCGATTTAAAGAAACAGTTAAAACGAATCTCATTTCCATAGTTTGTTATGCCCATTCTGAGTTCCAACTACAATCCACCCTTATTCTACAAAAACGGGCACTTATCTACCATATATGCCGGACTCCTACGTAAAGTCCCAGGATTGGAGCAACAAAGAGAACGGATTACCCTTTCTGACGGCGATTTTTTGGACCTGGACTGGAGCTATTCTAGCAAGGCAACCGATAAAGTAGTTGTTCTTTTACATGGCCTCGAAGGGAATGCCCAACGCGCCTATATGAAAGGAAGTGCAAAAGCATTCATTACGGCTGGCTATGACGTATGTGCAGTTAATTTTAGGGGCTGCAGTGGGGAATCCAATTTAACCTATAGGTCTTACCATTCTGGGGCTACGGAGGATTTAATCGAAATTTTAGGACACATAATATCGCTAGATAAATATTCAAAATACTTTCTGAAGGGATTTAGCCTTGGCGGTAATCTTATTTTGAAATATTTGGGCGAGGGGAACTCTGTTCCTTCTCAGATTAAAGGTGGGATTGCCATATCCGCTCCATGCCAATTAGCAGACTCATTAACCCAGTTGTTGACCCTTAAAAATATCGCCTACGCCAAAAGATTCAAGAAGCACCTCATCGAAAAATTAAGGGCAAAACAAGAATTATTTCCGGATTTAATTTCAGATTCCGATATTCAGAACGTTATAACCTTAAAGGACTTTGACGATATTTATACCAGTAGGGCGCATGGTTTTACGGATGCTATGGATTATTACAGACAGTCTAGTTCATTACAGTTCCTTCCCAACATAAATATACCTACGCTTATTATAAACGCGCAGAACGATTCGTTTTTAGGAGAAGCTTGCTATCCAATTGAAGAGGCAAAATATTGTGAGAATATTTATCTAGAGGTTCCAAAATATGGCGGGCATGTAGGATTTTATGGGCGAAACAATATCACTTATTCCGAAGAACGCGCGGTAGATTTTTTTTCTGGCCTTTGAGTTTAAGTTTTGAATTTCACTATTTTTTTGTGCTGAAAAGGATAGAACGCCAACAAATAAAAATTCCTATCTTAGTCTTTCCTTAAAGCAAAATTAAACTGAACAACATGCGAAAACTATTCACCTTAATAGCCATGAGTGCCTTAATGGCTAGCTGCGGCGAAAAGAAAGAAGAAAAGAAAGAAGGTTTTGAAATGAACCGGACTAAAAAAGAGGTCAAAGCGGCTGACACTTCAGAAGGAGTTCCCGTAGACATGGACAATAAGGGTGTAGGACCTATTACCTCGGTTACCTTTGCAGACGAAATTGATGCGGATATGGCCGCTGCAGGTCAAGCCAAATATCAAGCTATTTGTACCGCCTGCCATATGGCCGAACAACGCATGATAGGCCCAGCATTGAAAGGCGTTTACGAGCGTAGAAGTCCGGAGTGGGTCATGAATATGATCTTGAACCCTGACGGTATGCTTAAGGAAGACCCCATTGCAAAAGCACTGCTTAAAGAATACAACAACGCTATTATGCTTAATCAAAACCTTACTGAAGAAGAGGCTCGAAATGTTGCCGAGTATCTAAGAACTTTATAAAGTTTTAATTCTTATAATTTTAATGCCGTTATCCGTTGAATAAGATAACGGCATTTTTAGTTGTAAAGATTTTTCCTTTTTGTTATTTGAATACCTATGGATGTTTATTCCGTATTCCGTAAATCTTAATGGCGTAAACTAAAAAATACTCATTCTTAGGTGTTTATTCAAATGAGCCAGCCTCCCTTTCTTTGTTCAGAAATTTAGTTGGCCCATTATTCGTAGCCCTAGTATCATTTTTAAGGAACTATGGTAAATCCATACTTATGGGCTTTTACAATGCTTGAACTAAACGAGAAATTTTACAAAATGCTTCCAATTATATAGTTTGTGTATCTTAGAGTAGGAATTGAACCTGTTCTAAATTACTGGTCATGCAAATGCTAGAAAACCTTAGGTCGACCACCAAAAAAATATACTATACCCTAGAACCCCGAATAAAAGCAGAACGAATTATTTCTGTTATCCTTGTAATGACACCCCTAATCCTGTGGCTCGCGGATGGCGCACTAGAAGTTCGTGAAAGCATTAGCAACTACGCATATATGACCTTTAGCTATTGGTATGGAAGTCTTTTGGCTTTGGCCGGTGCCATGTTCATTTTTAACGGAGCAATCCACATGCAACCCCATGAGGCGGGAGAACCATCTGTTTCCAAAGTAGGGAAAGGCTATAATATTATCTTAGGTATTTCCTTGTTTGGTGTTATCTATTTTAGACATCTGGACTATCCTGTTTGGCATTATTCTTTTGCCATTATCTTTTTTGCAGGTTCTGCCCTCATCACCGCCTTTGTTTCCAATGAAGAAAAACATTGGTCACGCTATGTGCTTGCGCTTGCCGTTGTACTTCCAGTAGTACTTGCTTTGGATTTTATTGGGGTTTTTAGTCTTTTTTGGGGCGAATCCATTTCCCTGTTTTTTATTGCCACTCATTATATGTTGGAGTCTTAATATTTGATTGCCAAATGATATTGTTCACTTTAGCAGCAAACTATCTAATGTTTCCCGCACTAGCGTTCTACTCCAATCGCCTTCACCCTTTTCCTTCATAACCACTTTTCCCGTTTGGTCTATGAGGTAATTAGTGGGAATACTTCGTTCCAGAAGTGATTCCGGGGTTTCCATATTTGGAAATACAACTGGAAGATTCAATTGC
This sequence is a window from Maribacter aestuarii. Protein-coding genes within it:
- a CDS encoding DUF7103 family protein, giving the protein MQMLENLRSTTKKIYYTLEPRIKAERIISVILVMTPLILWLADGALEVRESISNYAYMTFSYWYGSLLALAGAMFIFNGAIHMQPHEAGEPSVSKVGKGYNIILGISLFGVIYFRHLDYPVWHYSFAIIFFAGSALITAFVSNEEKHWSRYVLALAVVLPVVLALDFIGVFSLFWGESISLFFIATHYMLES
- a CDS encoding c-type cytochrome translates to MRKLFTLIAMSALMASCGEKKEEKKEGFEMNRTKKEVKAADTSEGVPVDMDNKGVGPITSVTFADEIDADMAAAGQAKYQAICTACHMAEQRMIGPALKGVYERRSPEWVMNMILNPDGMLKEDPIAKALLKEYNNAIMLNQNLTEEEARNVAEYLRTL
- a CDS encoding YheT family hydrolase, whose amino-acid sequence is MPILSSNYNPPLFYKNGHLSTIYAGLLRKVPGLEQQRERITLSDGDFLDLDWSYSSKATDKVVVLLHGLEGNAQRAYMKGSAKAFITAGYDVCAVNFRGCSGESNLTYRSYHSGATEDLIEILGHIISLDKYSKYFLKGFSLGGNLILKYLGEGNSVPSQIKGGIAISAPCQLADSLTQLLTLKNIAYAKRFKKHLIEKLRAKQELFPDLISDSDIQNVITLKDFDDIYTSRAHGFTDAMDYYRQSSSLQFLPNINIPTLIINAQNDSFLGEACYPIEEAKYCENIYLEVPKYGGHVGFYGRNNITYSEERAVDFFSGL
- a CDS encoding cyclic nucleotide-binding domain-containing thioredoxin-disulfide reductase, with translation MATPTGKPQSFLQNLMQNGCDAISMNKTLNINKNMKDPRFPELTQRQINTLKKYGSIDNHNEDTRVFTSGDLQYDFFVILNGEVSIEDPSNDNKVIVKHGKNEFSGDSGMLSNRGAQFHAVAKVGTSLLRINPKKLKEAIAEHSDISDVLLNAFLLRQETVLNEYTGGIRLVGSGNSKETYEIRDFMDKNHIWYNFLDVDVSNEAQALLENFNITEEELPILINSDSKVCQNPSLDELARYAGVLMDFEDKVFDLLVIGAGPAGLAASVYAASEGLSVVTIDSKAPGGQAGKSSKIENYLGFPTGISGSDLANRAYVQAQKFGCNISIPHEAESLEHTGEHFILCATNGKTIKTKAIMAATGANYQKLPIDNIEKYEGSGVYYSATGMNASDCKDEEVGVVGGGNSAGQAALFLADHAKTVYVILRGGDLGAKMSDYLVQRIEAAPNIEVLLHTEVVELNGEHHLESLVLETKEGERSEKEITNLFTFIGAKPCTDWLGDLIATDEKGFICTGPGIAEKDLYKCDIFKKRKPQSMETSIPGFFAVGDVRKGSVKRVASAVGEGSMAVSQVHQFLGELNIRSTVIV